In Hevea brasiliensis isolate MT/VB/25A 57/8 chromosome 13, ASM3005281v1, whole genome shotgun sequence, a single genomic region encodes these proteins:
- the LOC110640915 gene encoding protein STICHEL-like 2 isoform X1, whose product MMDGRRHSVDIPISRTLIALRRVRSLRDPSTNSMSKFSALLENANWETNSTNEISLRFMGGCQQGGSDHDGLTRLKNSGHKGKEDEEVDDFELQCHLGKSKPELISCENSGRVEKVGAPIRTKKLEGLDNCALNRENIHGNKSLSERYCSNQRDNGLELTCVTPMSNRLEDADSANELILGSPKVECMDQSMSRKKSQYKNQVKSSGMVGDVLSRLSSPCLSASDALSSHSISFLANEEADFMIQNDSGCRIRCCWTRTPRFRESNPYSDAEGRPLLFKDVAETTSYEHRSWKLIANETPRSFSHKFRPKSFDELVGQNVVAKSLLSAISKGRITSLYLFHGPRGTGKTSASKIFAAALNCLSLEEYKPCGLCRECVLLFSGRSRDVKEVDSVRINRAERIRSLIKNASIPPVSSRFKVFIVDECHLLHGETWATVLNSLENLSQHVVFVIITPDLEKLPRSAVTRSQRYHFPKIKNADISTRLGNICVEEGIQFDQVALDFIAAKSNGSLRDAEMMLDQLSLLGKRITMSLAYELIGVVSDDELLDLLDLALSSDTSNTVIRARDLMRSRIDPMQLVTQLANLIMDILAGKCQEDTSEVRRKFSRRHASEMDMQRLSHALKILSETEKQLRMSKNQSTWLTVALLQLSSLESPSLDANDPKSSLRNARDRDDDFCSTSSTGESLKLLFPCLCEDSKLNKLGMQGDCKATLESIWKKAIELCQSNSLKSFLRKQGKLSSLSVNQDLAVAELEFQHPDYVSKAEKSWKTIASSLQLILGRNVEIRINLVLCAPVSKCPKLRKLSFSLFSCSRRMQQKSQLPVGCRSDSDYSDHVSEKPIISDEAILTCSSDCRSQMPHNYPRVEVVRALRNSEGNLLSIGKASSNRSLQDDALKTPAHGIDSSKEVRSSLEYGVFSSQETEGQPNCFPRARRLQKRLHSSDNSQVIWMDNEKANKLALSIPEKESLQTYNSTDDSYVFSSNNYTNSRSEDELRENTVAFCWRTPTLPVNKNWQLTDHLRRSPLVGWVLSCASAK is encoded by the exons ATGATGGACGGGCGGAGACATTCAGTTGACATTCCCATCTCAAGGACTCTTATAGCACTCAGGAGGGTGAGGTCTCTGAGGGATCCATCAACTAATTCTATGAGCAAATTCTCTGCTTTACTTGAAAATGCAAACTGGGAAACCAATTCCACCAATGAGATTTCTTTGCGATTCATGGGTGGTTGTCAACAAGGTGGTTCTGATCATGACGGTCTTACAAGATTGAAAAATTCAGGTCATAAAGGAAAGGAGGATGAAGAAGTTGATGATTTTGAATTGCAATGTCATTTGGGAAAATCCAAGCCTGAGTTGATCTCGTGTGAGAATTCAGGTAGAGTAGAAAAGGTGGGAGCTCCTATTAGGACAAAGAAGCTTGAAGGATTGGATAATTGTGCATTAAATCGGGAAAATATTCATGGAAACAAGTCATTAAGTGAAAGATATTGTAGCAATCAAAGGGACAATGGATTGGAACTAACATGCGTCACACCTATGAGCAACCGTTTGGAGGATGCAGATTCAGCTAATGAACTGATTTTAGGATCACCaaaagtagaatgtatggaccagTCTATGTCAAGAAAGAAATCCCAATACAAAAATCAAGTTAAATCATCTGGGATGGTGGGTGATGTTTTGAGTCGACTAAGTAGTCCATGCCTATCTGCAAGTGATGCTTTATCAAGCCACAGCATATCATTCCTTGCAAATGAAGAGGCTGATTTCATGATTCAAAATGACTCTGGGTGTAGGATAAGATGCTGCTGGACAAGAACCCCCAGATTCCGAGAATCAAATCCATATTCTGATGCTGAAGGTCGTCCCTTGCTTTTCAAGGATGTGGCTGAGACAACATCATATGAACATCGGAGCTGGAAGCTCATTGCTAATGAAACTCCTAGGAGTTTCAGCCATAAGTTTAGGCCAAAATCTTTTGATGAACTGGTGGGACAAAATGTAGTAGCTAAGTCTCTTTTGAGTGCTATTTCAAAAGGAAGGATAACCTCCTTGTATCTTTTCCATGGTCCCCGTGGCACGGGCAAGACCTCTGCCTCAAAAATCTTTGCCGCTGCATTAAATTGTCTCTCACTTGAGGAGTATAAACCATGTGGTCTATGCCGAGAATGTGTTCTACTCTTTTCTGGAAGGAGCAGGGATGTGAAAGAAGTGGATTCAGTGAGAATTAATCGAGCGGAAAGGATTAGATCCCTAATTAAGAATGCATCAATTCCTCCAGTTTCATCACGGTTCAAAGTTTTCATAGTTGATGAATGTCACTTGTTGCATGGAGAGACCTGGGCAACTGTTCTAAACAGCCTAGAGAACCTTTCTCAACATGTTGTCTTTGTTATTATCACGCCCGATCTGGAAAAGCTGCCAAGAAGTGCAGTAACTCGGTCTCAAAGATATCATTTTCCAAAGATAAAAAATGCTGATATATCAACCAGATTGGGGAATATTTGCGTTGAAGAGGGTATTCAGTTTGATCAGGTTGCTTTAGACTTCATTGCTGCTAAATCAAATGGTTCACTCAGGGATGCAGAAATGATGCTGGATCAACTGAGTTTGCTTGGTAAAAGAATCACCATGTCCTTGGCCTATGAGCTT ATTGGAGTTGTTTCTGATGATGAATTGCTCGATTTGCTGGATCTGGCACTGTCCTCTGACACTTCAAATACAGTTATAAGGGCCAGGGACTTAATGAGATCCAGGATTGACCCTATGCAACTTGTGACACAACTGGCAAATCTCATCATGGATATACTTGCTGGCAAATGCCAAGAAGACACTTCTGAAGttagaagaaaattttcaaggagGCATGCTT CTGAGATGGACATGCAGAGGTTGAGTCATGCATTGAAAATACTTTCTGAAACTGAGAAACAATTGAGGATGTCCAAAAATCAAAGCACATGGCTTACTGTAGCTCTTTTACAGTTGAGCTCTCTAGAATCTCCTTCCCTGGATGCAAATGATCCAAAGTCTTCTTTAAGGAATGCACGTGACAGAG ATGATGATTTTTGCAGTACATCATCCACAGGGGAGAGCTTGAAGCTTCTTTTCCCATGCTTGTGTGAAGACAGCAAGTTAAATAAATTGGGGATGCAAGGGGATTGTAAAGCAACATTGGAGTCCATATGGAAGAAAGCTATAGAATTGTGCCAATCAAATTCACTTAAGAGTTTTTTAAGGAAACAAGGGAAACTGTCTTCTCTTTCCGTTAATCAAG ATTTGGCTGTAGCTGAATTGGAATTCCAACATCCTGACTATGTATCTAAGGCTGAGAAGTCGTGGAAGACGATAGCAAGTTCTCTGCAGTTAATTTTGGGTCGAAATGTAGAAATTCGAATTAATCTGGTACTTTGTGCTCCTGTATCAAAGTGTCCTAAACTAAGGAAGCTGTCTTTCAGTTTGTTTAGTTGTTCCCGCAGAATGCAGCAGAAATCACAATTACCAGTGGGATGCAGAAGTGATTCTGACTATTCTGATCATGTCTCTGAAAAGCCTATTATAAGTGACGAAGCTATTTTAACTTGTTCTTCTGATTGTAGATCTCAAATGCCACATAACTATCCCAGAGTAGAAGTGGTAAGGGCTTTGAGAAATAGTGAGGGGAATCTATTGAGCATAGGGAAAGCCTCATCCAACAGATCATTACAAGATGATGCGTTAAAAACCCCTGCACATGGAATTGATTCTTCCAAGGAAGTGAGAAGCAGCCTTGAATATGGGGTTTTCTCTAGTCAAGAGACTGAAGGCCAGCCAAACTGTTTTCCTAGAGCTCGGAGGCTCCAAAAGAGGTTACATTCATCTGACAATTCTCAAGTAATTTGGATGGATAACGAGAAAGCAAACAAGCTTGCACTTTCTATTCCTGAGAAGGAATCCCTTCAAACATACAACAGCACCGATGATTCTTATGTCTTCAGCAGCAACAATTACACCAACTCCAGAAGTGAGGATGA GCTGAGGGAGAACACAGTTGCTTTTTGTTGGAGAACACCCACGTTGCCCGTGAACAAG AATTGGCAGTTGACGGATCATCTACGAAGATCACCCTTAGTTGGGTGGGTTCTTTCCTGTGCCTCTGCAAAATAG
- the LOC110640915 gene encoding protein STICHEL-like 2 isoform X2: MMDGRRHSVDIPISRTLIALRRVRSLRDPSTNSMSKFSALLENANWETNSTNEISLRFMGGCQQGGSDHDGLTRLKNSGHKGKEDEEVDDFELQCHLGKSKPELISCENSGRVEKVGAPIRTKKLEGLDNCALNRENIHGNKSLSERYCSNQRDNGLELTCVTPMSNRLEDADSANELILGSPKVECMDQSMSRKKSQYKNQVKSSGMVGDVLSRLSSPCLSASDALSSHSISFLANEEADFMIQNDSGCRIRCCWTRTPRFRESNPYSDAEGRPLLFKDVAETTSYEHRSWKLIANETPRSFSHKFRPKSFDELVGQNVVAKSLLSAISKGRITSLYLFHGPRGTGKTSASKIFAAALNCLSLEEYKPCGLCRECVLLFSGRSRDVKEVDSVRINRAERIRSLIKNASIPPVSSRFKVFIVDECHLLHGETWATVLNSLENLSQHVVFVIITPDLEKLPRSAVTRSQRYHFPKIKNADISTRLGNICVEEGIQFDQVALDFIAAKSNGSLRDAEMMLDQLSLLGKRITMSLAYELIGVVSDDELLDLLDLALSSDTSNTVIRARDLMRSRIDPMQLVTQLANLIMDILAGKCQEDTSEVRRKFSRRHASEMDMQRLSHALKILSETEKQLRMSKNQSTWLTVALLQLSSLESPSLDANDPKSSLRNARDRGESLKLLFPCLCEDSKLNKLGMQGDCKATLESIWKKAIELCQSNSLKSFLRKQGKLSSLSVNQDLAVAELEFQHPDYVSKAEKSWKTIASSLQLILGRNVEIRINLVLCAPVSKCPKLRKLSFSLFSCSRRMQQKSQLPVGCRSDSDYSDHVSEKPIISDEAILTCSSDCRSQMPHNYPRVEVVRALRNSEGNLLSIGKASSNRSLQDDALKTPAHGIDSSKEVRSSLEYGVFSSQETEGQPNCFPRARRLQKRLHSSDNSQVIWMDNEKANKLALSIPEKESLQTYNSTDDSYVFSSNNYTNSRSEDELRENTVAFCWRTPTLPVNKNWQLTDHLRRSPLVGWVLSCASAK; encoded by the exons ATGATGGACGGGCGGAGACATTCAGTTGACATTCCCATCTCAAGGACTCTTATAGCACTCAGGAGGGTGAGGTCTCTGAGGGATCCATCAACTAATTCTATGAGCAAATTCTCTGCTTTACTTGAAAATGCAAACTGGGAAACCAATTCCACCAATGAGATTTCTTTGCGATTCATGGGTGGTTGTCAACAAGGTGGTTCTGATCATGACGGTCTTACAAGATTGAAAAATTCAGGTCATAAAGGAAAGGAGGATGAAGAAGTTGATGATTTTGAATTGCAATGTCATTTGGGAAAATCCAAGCCTGAGTTGATCTCGTGTGAGAATTCAGGTAGAGTAGAAAAGGTGGGAGCTCCTATTAGGACAAAGAAGCTTGAAGGATTGGATAATTGTGCATTAAATCGGGAAAATATTCATGGAAACAAGTCATTAAGTGAAAGATATTGTAGCAATCAAAGGGACAATGGATTGGAACTAACATGCGTCACACCTATGAGCAACCGTTTGGAGGATGCAGATTCAGCTAATGAACTGATTTTAGGATCACCaaaagtagaatgtatggaccagTCTATGTCAAGAAAGAAATCCCAATACAAAAATCAAGTTAAATCATCTGGGATGGTGGGTGATGTTTTGAGTCGACTAAGTAGTCCATGCCTATCTGCAAGTGATGCTTTATCAAGCCACAGCATATCATTCCTTGCAAATGAAGAGGCTGATTTCATGATTCAAAATGACTCTGGGTGTAGGATAAGATGCTGCTGGACAAGAACCCCCAGATTCCGAGAATCAAATCCATATTCTGATGCTGAAGGTCGTCCCTTGCTTTTCAAGGATGTGGCTGAGACAACATCATATGAACATCGGAGCTGGAAGCTCATTGCTAATGAAACTCCTAGGAGTTTCAGCCATAAGTTTAGGCCAAAATCTTTTGATGAACTGGTGGGACAAAATGTAGTAGCTAAGTCTCTTTTGAGTGCTATTTCAAAAGGAAGGATAACCTCCTTGTATCTTTTCCATGGTCCCCGTGGCACGGGCAAGACCTCTGCCTCAAAAATCTTTGCCGCTGCATTAAATTGTCTCTCACTTGAGGAGTATAAACCATGTGGTCTATGCCGAGAATGTGTTCTACTCTTTTCTGGAAGGAGCAGGGATGTGAAAGAAGTGGATTCAGTGAGAATTAATCGAGCGGAAAGGATTAGATCCCTAATTAAGAATGCATCAATTCCTCCAGTTTCATCACGGTTCAAAGTTTTCATAGTTGATGAATGTCACTTGTTGCATGGAGAGACCTGGGCAACTGTTCTAAACAGCCTAGAGAACCTTTCTCAACATGTTGTCTTTGTTATTATCACGCCCGATCTGGAAAAGCTGCCAAGAAGTGCAGTAACTCGGTCTCAAAGATATCATTTTCCAAAGATAAAAAATGCTGATATATCAACCAGATTGGGGAATATTTGCGTTGAAGAGGGTATTCAGTTTGATCAGGTTGCTTTAGACTTCATTGCTGCTAAATCAAATGGTTCACTCAGGGATGCAGAAATGATGCTGGATCAACTGAGTTTGCTTGGTAAAAGAATCACCATGTCCTTGGCCTATGAGCTT ATTGGAGTTGTTTCTGATGATGAATTGCTCGATTTGCTGGATCTGGCACTGTCCTCTGACACTTCAAATACAGTTATAAGGGCCAGGGACTTAATGAGATCCAGGATTGACCCTATGCAACTTGTGACACAACTGGCAAATCTCATCATGGATATACTTGCTGGCAAATGCCAAGAAGACACTTCTGAAGttagaagaaaattttcaaggagGCATGCTT CTGAGATGGACATGCAGAGGTTGAGTCATGCATTGAAAATACTTTCTGAAACTGAGAAACAATTGAGGATGTCCAAAAATCAAAGCACATGGCTTACTGTAGCTCTTTTACAGTTGAGCTCTCTAGAATCTCCTTCCCTGGATGCAAATGATCCAAAGTCTTCTTTAAGGAATGCACGTGACAGAG GGGAGAGCTTGAAGCTTCTTTTCCCATGCTTGTGTGAAGACAGCAAGTTAAATAAATTGGGGATGCAAGGGGATTGTAAAGCAACATTGGAGTCCATATGGAAGAAAGCTATAGAATTGTGCCAATCAAATTCACTTAAGAGTTTTTTAAGGAAACAAGGGAAACTGTCTTCTCTTTCCGTTAATCAAG ATTTGGCTGTAGCTGAATTGGAATTCCAACATCCTGACTATGTATCTAAGGCTGAGAAGTCGTGGAAGACGATAGCAAGTTCTCTGCAGTTAATTTTGGGTCGAAATGTAGAAATTCGAATTAATCTGGTACTTTGTGCTCCTGTATCAAAGTGTCCTAAACTAAGGAAGCTGTCTTTCAGTTTGTTTAGTTGTTCCCGCAGAATGCAGCAGAAATCACAATTACCAGTGGGATGCAGAAGTGATTCTGACTATTCTGATCATGTCTCTGAAAAGCCTATTATAAGTGACGAAGCTATTTTAACTTGTTCTTCTGATTGTAGATCTCAAATGCCACATAACTATCCCAGAGTAGAAGTGGTAAGGGCTTTGAGAAATAGTGAGGGGAATCTATTGAGCATAGGGAAAGCCTCATCCAACAGATCATTACAAGATGATGCGTTAAAAACCCCTGCACATGGAATTGATTCTTCCAAGGAAGTGAGAAGCAGCCTTGAATATGGGGTTTTCTCTAGTCAAGAGACTGAAGGCCAGCCAAACTGTTTTCCTAGAGCTCGGAGGCTCCAAAAGAGGTTACATTCATCTGACAATTCTCAAGTAATTTGGATGGATAACGAGAAAGCAAACAAGCTTGCACTTTCTATTCCTGAGAAGGAATCCCTTCAAACATACAACAGCACCGATGATTCTTATGTCTTCAGCAGCAACAATTACACCAACTCCAGAAGTGAGGATGA GCTGAGGGAGAACACAGTTGCTTTTTGTTGGAGAACACCCACGTTGCCCGTGAACAAG AATTGGCAGTTGACGGATCATCTACGAAGATCACCCTTAGTTGGGTGGGTTCTTTCCTGTGCCTCTGCAAAATAG
- the LOC110640904 gene encoding probable Ufm1-specific protease, producing the protein MEKASQDATVTVLPPKLLINTKEPGLQWLIGSPFVPPFTIISTFRCIHYLENSSSPDYNKESEDARALLLKGFGVIGALIAGSSDFERTAREAIDAARQLRKLLSDGRELTSQEIIGAVADLDTGHVHFFLSRYGNSTSVLSPASVVYKDHPEEYVWERGCLIRCQLPIKLPFCIPVGNPPDVERMYLRATEAAVAQLKDSHVVFMLERLSKGSSNATQPIILHGRELDFSTDLLDIKLVDVEASQDSDPKTLTCRNFCLKSKSSPTVISVENADTIQVSVLLNRSEKSQKSMAPVAEYFPALEEARLLVVDFELDVLCYAAKDLSLMYAISKLVIPGLVDQLNSMKKAVLPKLLTERPQLHSYHFNPPGFLHPITAIYELSYGETEMKQVEVRRSLHLRLGLPFDRPLLRVANALDFSTLNDNSGSNSRRKGLSLLKDVHIGIPSSGVSGGIVSLVQGSYEYHHYLQDGFDDSGWGCAYRSLQTIISWFRLQHYTSIEVPSHREIQQSLVEIGDKDPSFIDSREWIGAIELSFVLDKLLGVTCKIINVRSGAELPERCRELALHFENQGTPIMIGGGVLAYTLLGVDYNESSGDCAFLILDPHYTGNDEHKKIINCGWCGWKKAVDSKGKNFFLHDKFYNLLLPQRPNMV; encoded by the exons ATGGAGAAGGCATCCCAGGACGCAACCGTAACAGTTCTGCCCCCTAAGCTACTTATCAACACAAAGGAACCGGGCCTCCAATGGCTGATTGGATCCCCATTTGTCCCGCCTTTCACAATCATTTCCACCTTCAGATGTATCCATTACCTGGAAAACTCTTCCTCCCCAGATTACAACAAAGAATCTG AAGATGCTCGAGCACTGCTGTTGAAGGGATTTGGTGTGATCGGAGCGTTAATTGCTGGAAGCTCTGATTTCGAAAGAACTGCTCGCGAGGCTATCGATGCTGCTCGTCAATTGAGGAAGCTTCTCTCTGATGGAAGAGAATTGACGAGTCAAGAAATAATAGGAGCAGTTGCGGATTTGGATACTGGTCACGTTCATTTTTTTCTCTCAAGATATGGAAATTCAACAAGCGTTTTATCTCCTGCTTCTGTTGTTTACAAAGATCATCCCGAGGAGTATGTTTGGGAAAGAGGTTGTTTGATTCGATGTCAGCTTCCGATTAAGTTGCCATTTTGTATTCCTGTAGGAAATCCGCCTG atgtggagaGGATGTACTTGCGTGCAACTGAAGCTGCTGTTGCCCAACTTAAAGATTCACATGTTGTATTCATGCTAGAGAGACTAAGCAAAGGGTCTTCAAACGCAACTCAACCTATCATTCTCCATGGTAGAGAACTGGATTTTAGCACGGATCTCTTAGATATCAAACTTGTGGATGTAGAAGCTTCTCAAGATTCTGATCCAAAAACATTAACATGCAGAAACTTTTGTTTGAAAAGCAAATCTTCTCCAACAGTGATTTCTGTGGAG AATGCAGATACAATCCAAGTGAGTGTTCTGCTTAATAGATCAGAAAAGTCCCAAAAATCCATGGCACCCGTTGCAGAATATTTTCCAG CTTTGGAAGAAGCCAGACTTCTCGTTGTGGATTTTGAGCTAGATGTGCTCTGTTATGCAGCCAAGGATCTTTCACTGATGTATGCAATTTCAAAGTTGGTAATACCTGGTTTAGTTGACCAATTAAACTCAATGAAGAAAGCTGTCTTGCCCAAACTTTTAACAGAACGTCCACAG CTACATTCATACCACTTTAATCCACCTGGGTTTTTGCATCCAATAACTGCCATCTACGAACTCAGTTATGGGGAGACGGAAATGAAACAAG TTGAAGTCAGAAGATCCTTGCACTTGAGGCTGGGGCTACCTTTTGATCGTCCTCTTCTACGAGTCGCTAATGCACTTGATTTCTCTACATTGAACGATAATTCAGGAAGTAACTCAAGACGAAAAG GCCTTTCTCTGCTAAAAGATGTGCATATTGGGATCCCAAGTAGCGGAG TCTCGGGGGGAATTGTCTCTTTGGTTCAAGGTTCTTATGAATATCATCATTATCTTCAAGATGGCTTTGATGACTCG GGCTGGGGTTGTGCTTACCGTTCTCTACAAACtatcatttcatggttcagactCCAGCATTATACTTCCATTGAAGTTCCCTCTCATAG GGAAATACAGCAATCACTAGTGGAAATTGGTGATAAAGATCCTTCTTTTATTGACTCACGTGAATGGATTGGTGCTATTGAGTTGAGCTTTGTTTTGGATAAACTTCTGGGT GTAACTTGCAAAATCATAAATGTCAGATCAGGAGCTGAGCTTCCTGAAAGATGTAGAGAGCTGGCCTTGCACTTTGAGAATCAAGGAACACCTATTATGATAG GTGGCGGTGTTCTTGCATATACACTTTTGGGAGTTGATTACAATGAAAGTAGTGGAGATTGTGCTTTTCTAATACTTGATCCTCATTATACTGGAAATGATGAGCACaagaaaattataaattgtgGTTGGTGTGGATGGAAAAAAGCTGTTGATAGCAAGGGAAAGAATTTCTTCTTGCATGACAAGTTCTATAATCTTCTCCTGCCACAAAGGCCCAACATGGTTTAG
- the LOC110640896 gene encoding pentatricopeptide repeat-containing protein At5g50280, chloroplastic, producing MAALSHQICPSTLPLLHSSSQNPILSKPQLSVCSKLSRPSFSLFAAQPNSSSQSSPSIFLPLLENARIDQREQEIEKQEEEDENLTDPIIRFFKSRTSTQDPTHEGKFSLQKNRRTLWRLSTDFQSDAEPDIEDVFTKNENRHIGSASSDSIPLPEGIVREIIQVARDLPENSTLGEQLSAFEGRISATECLEVLGLMGDEGMMTCCLYFFEWMRLQEPSLVTPRACTVLFPILGRAGMGDKLMILFRNLPQNKEFGDVHVYNAAISGLLCCERYDDACKVYETMEANGISPDHVTCSIMITVMRKMARSAKEAWEFFERMNRKGVKWSPEVLGALIKSFCDEGLKNEALIIQVEMARKGISSNVIVYNTLMDAFNKSNQIEEVEGLFTEMKGKGLKPTSATFNILMDAYSRRMQPEIVEKLLLEMQDAGLQPDARSYTCLISAYGRQKKMSDMAADAFLKMKKVGIKPTSHSYTALIHAYSVSGWHEKAYIAFEHMQREGVKPSVETYTALLDAFRRAGDAQMLMKIWKLMIREKVEGTRVTFNILLDGFAKQGHYVEARDVISEFGKFGLQPTVITYNMLMNAYGRGGQHSKLPQLLKEMAALDLKPDSVTYLTMIYAFIRVRDFRRAFFYHKKMVKSGQVPDAKSYQKLRALLEVKAKVKNRRDRSAILGIINSRMGLLKVKKKGKKDEFWKHKKRDPRMIPRMHNADHESR from the exons ATGGCTGCTCTCAGTCACCAAATCTGCCCTTCCACTCTACCATTGTTGCACAGTTCCTCCCAAAATCCAATTCTTTCAAAACCTCAGCTTTCTGTTTGTTCTAAGCTTTCGAGGCCTTCATTTTCTCTATTTGCTGCTCAACCCAATTCCTCTTCTCAATCTTCTCCTtccattttcctccctctcctaGAAAATGCACGAATTGATCAACGGGAGCAAGAGATAGAGAAACAAGAGGAAGAGGACGAGAACCTCACAGACCCAATCATCAGATTCTTCAAATCCCGCACTTCAACCCAAGATCCGACCCACGAAGGCAAATTCTCCCTCCAGAAAAACCGCCGCACTCTGTGGCGCCTCTCGACGGACTTCCAATCCGATGCTGAACCTGATATTGAAGATGTTTTTACCAAAAATGAAAACCGACATATTGGTTCTGCAAGTTCGGATTCGATTCCATTGCCTGAGGGAATTGTGCGGGAAATAATCCAAGTTGCCAGGGACTTACCTGAGAATTCTACGTTGGGAGAGCAATTGAGTGCTTTTGAGGGGAGGATTAGTGCAACAGAGTGTCTAGAGGTGTTGGGATTGATGGGCGATGAGGGTATGATGACTTGCTGCTTATATTTCTTTGAGTGGATGCGATTGCAGGAGCCATCTCTCGTCACTCCTCGTGCTTGTACTGTTTTGTTTCCAATATTGGGAAGGGCTGGGATGGGTGATAAATTGATGATTCTGTTCAGGAACTTGCCTCAGAATAAGGAGTTTGGAGATGTTCATGTTTACAATGCTGCTATTTCTGGCCTTCTCTGTTGCGAAAG GTATGATGATGCATGTAAGGTGTATGAGACCATGGAAGCAAATGGCATATCTCCAGATCACGTGACATGTTCTATAATGATTACAGTGATGAGGAAAATGGCCCGTAGTGCAAAAGAGGCTTGGGAGTTTTTTGAGAGAATGAATAGGAAGGGAGTCAAATGGAGTCCAGAAGTTCTGGGTGCTTTGATAAAATCATTCTGTGATGAGGGACTGAAGAATGAAGCCCTAATTATCCAAGTAGAAATGGCAAGGAAAGGGATTTCTTCAAATGTTATTGTATATAACACATTAATGGATGCTTTTAATAAATCCAACCAAATTGAAGAAGTTGAGGGTCTCTTTACTGAGATGAAAGGTAAAGGCCTTAAGCCAACATCTGCTACCTTTAACATTCTTATGGATGCCTACAGCAGAAGAATGCAGCCTGAGATAGTTGAGAAATTGCTGCTAGAAATGCAGGATGCAGGATTACAGCCTGATGCCAGATCATATACATGCTTAATAAGCGCATATGGGAGGCAGAAGAAAATGAGTGATATGGCTGCGGATGCATTCTTGAAAATGAAGAAAGTTGGTATAAAACCTACTTCACATTCTTATACAGCTCTTATCCATGCTTATTCAGTTAGTGGTTGGCATGAAAAAGCCTACATTGCATTTGAGCATATGCAAAGAGAAGGAGTCAAACCCTCTGTAGAAACCTACACTGCTCTGCTGGATGCATTTAGACGTGCTGGTGACGCCCAAATGCTAATGAAAATTTGGAAATTGATGATAAGAGAAAAAGTTGAAGGGACAAGGGTCACATTCAACATTCTTCTTGATGGGTTTGCTAAACAAGGTCACTATGTGGAAGCAAGAGATGTGATATCTGAATTTGGGAAGTTTGGCTTGCAGCCAACAGTGATAACATACAATATGCTGATGAACGCATATGGTCGGGGAGGGCAACACTCAAAGTTGCCACAGCTATTGAAAGAAATGGCAGCTCTCGATTTAAAACCTGATTCTGTTACTTACTTGACCATGATATATGCATTTATCCGTGTTCGAGATTTCAGGAGGGCGTTCTTCTATCACAAGAAGATGGTGAAAAGTGGGCAAGTGCCAGATGCCAAGTCTTATCAAAAGCTTAGGGCATTACTGGAGGTAAAAGCTAAGGTAAAGAACAGGAGGGACCGGAGTGCCATACTTGGTATAATTAATAGCCGGATGGGTTTGTTGAAAGTTaagaagaaaggaaagaaagaTGAGTTCTGGAAGCACAAGAAAAGGGATCCAAGAATGATCCCAAGAATGCATAATGCTGATCATGAATCACGATAG